The Desulfoscipio gibsoniae DSM 7213 genome contains a region encoding:
- a CDS encoding IS110 family transposase yields MLKIVYPICCGIDVHKKFLIACIAFTNDKGITTYKSHRFSTFTNDLRKLSEWLTSNSCTDVCMESTGKYWIPVYNILEATCKITLAHPKYVKAIRGKKTDKKDAKWIADLFKHDLVAGSFMPPLPIRQLRDLMRYRFKLTNFKSSEKNRIQNCLTVSNIQLANVVSDTFGKSSMRIIDYLLENPDDKDFDFVPLLHASMLGKVDKIRLALDGMITLEQQRKINIILQHYNGLEKCKSNLESLILSLSEPYAKERDLVSTVPGIKNPFSAIAIISEIGVDMSVFPTAKHLCSWAGVTPQNNESAGKKHSVRISRAGVYIKPLLVQCANAVVKSDKHPEIKGRYLSIKKRRGHKRAIIAIARMLLTAIYHILKNGEPYNPELYKKTQLIPASREITVELAILIARRHGYSVVKV; encoded by the coding sequence ATGTTAAAAATTGTTTACCCAATCTGTTGTGGAATTGATGTCCATAAAAAGTTTCTTATTGCCTGTATTGCCTTTACCAACGACAAAGGGATTACCACTTACAAATCCCATCGTTTTTCTACCTTCACTAACGATTTGCGAAAGCTGTCAGAGTGGCTTACCTCTAATTCCTGCACAGACGTTTGCATGGAATCCACCGGCAAGTATTGGATACCTGTGTACAATATTTTGGAAGCCACCTGTAAAATCACCCTGGCCCACCCAAAGTACGTCAAGGCGATTCGCGGCAAAAAAACTGATAAAAAGGATGCCAAGTGGATTGCTGACCTGTTTAAGCACGACCTCGTTGCCGGAAGCTTTATGCCGCCCCTTCCAATTCGTCAATTGCGTGACTTAATGCGTTACCGTTTTAAGCTCACAAACTTTAAGTCCAGCGAGAAGAACCGGATTCAAAATTGTCTTACTGTATCAAATATCCAACTTGCCAATGTGGTGTCTGATACTTTCGGTAAGAGTTCAATGAGAATCATTGACTACTTGCTTGAAAATCCTGATGATAAGGATTTCGATTTTGTTCCTCTTCTTCACGCATCTATGCTGGGTAAGGTGGATAAGATCCGCCTTGCTTTAGACGGGATGATTACACTCGAGCAACAGCGGAAAATAAATATTATCCTTCAGCATTACAACGGATTGGAAAAATGCAAGTCCAATCTTGAATCCTTAATCCTTTCGCTGTCGGAGCCTTATGCCAAGGAACGTGACTTAGTGTCTACTGTACCAGGTATCAAAAATCCTTTTTCTGCTATCGCTATAATCTCAGAAATCGGGGTTGATATGTCTGTGTTCCCTACAGCCAAACACTTGTGTTCTTGGGCAGGGGTGACTCCTCAAAACAACGAGAGTGCGGGCAAAAAACATTCTGTACGCATTTCTCGTGCCGGTGTTTATATCAAACCACTTTTAGTACAGTGCGCCAACGCTGTTGTTAAAAGTGATAAACACCCTGAAATCAAGGGCCGCTATTTATCCATTAAAAAGCGGCGTGGCCATAAGCGTGCTATTATAGCTATTGCACGAATGTTGCTTACTGCTATTTATCACATCCTTAAGAATGGTGAACCTTACAACCCCGAGCTTTATAAGAAAACGCAACTCATACCCGCATCTCGTGAAATCACAGTAGAACTAGCTATTCTTATAGCTCGAAGGCACGGGTACTCTGTAGTTAAGGTTTAA
- the selD gene encoding selenide, water dikinase SelD: MKNQSLNVKLTSYSPGSGUACKIGPADLAQVLRCLPPVRDPNVLAGRDDNAAVYKLNDELAMIQTIDYITPVVDNPYQFGMIAAANALSDIYAMGGRPVTALNIIGFPNQSLPLSIMEDIIRGGADKAAEADVTIVGGHSITDSAPKYGLAVTGFVDPGRMVGKNGAKPGDRLILTKPLGVGVITTGIDHKLVHEDQVVRVTDIMLTLNRRASEIMLEVEVNACTDVTGYGLLGHLREIAVASGVGARVNASTVPVLPETEKLVRAGAVPGGTHNNYRYLRDMVQWDPALSSEMRLILCDPQTSGGLLMVVSRENVDRLLAALRKDPEVVLAEEIGEIVSDPGFINVIA, encoded by the coding sequence ATGAAGAATCAATCGTTAAACGTCAAACTTACATCTTACTCACCGGGTTCGGGGTGAGCATGCAAGATAGGTCCTGCGGACCTGGCGCAAGTTCTGCGCTGCCTACCCCCGGTGAGAGACCCCAATGTCCTGGCCGGTCGGGATGATAACGCTGCGGTATACAAGCTTAATGATGAATTGGCCATGATCCAAACCATTGACTATATCACCCCGGTGGTCGACAACCCCTACCAGTTCGGGATGATTGCCGCGGCCAACGCTCTCAGCGACATATACGCTATGGGCGGCAGGCCGGTGACCGCCCTGAATATCATCGGGTTTCCCAACCAGAGCCTGCCCCTGTCCATTATGGAGGACATCATTAGAGGCGGGGCGGATAAAGCCGCCGAAGCCGACGTCACCATCGTCGGCGGGCATTCCATTACCGACAGCGCCCCAAAGTACGGCCTGGCGGTTACCGGTTTTGTGGATCCGGGCCGGATGGTGGGAAAAAACGGTGCCAAACCGGGAGACCGGTTGATTCTTACCAAGCCGCTGGGTGTTGGGGTAATTACCACCGGTATAGACCATAAGCTGGTGCATGAAGACCAAGTGGTAAGAGTTACGGATATTATGCTGACACTGAACCGGCGGGCTTCGGAGATTATGTTGGAGGTCGAGGTCAATGCCTGTACCGACGTGACGGGGTACGGACTGCTGGGGCACCTACGGGAAATAGCCGTCGCCAGCGGGGTAGGGGCCCGGGTTAACGCATCCACGGTGCCCGTGCTTCCGGAAACGGAAAAGTTGGTCCGAGCCGGCGCGGTGCCCGGGGGCACCCACAACAACTACCGCTATCTTCGTGACATGGTGCAGTGGGACCCGGCACTGTCAAGTGAGATGAGGCTGATTCTTTGCGATCCGCAAACCTCCGGCGGTTTATTGATGGTTGTGTCCCGGGAAAATGTGGACCGCCTGCTAGCCGCTTTGCGCAAAGACCCGGAAGTGGTACTGGCGGAGGAAATAGGAGAAATAGTAAGCGACCCCGGGTTTATCAATGTCATTGCCTAA
- a CDS encoding helicase C-terminal domain-containing protein gives MILIPDLMPFKFDLKKAIEKLVEWTAKLKLGAVILAPSSKAAAQWSEVATLAEGSHNVENLVEELQTGKTYGPAVFANRYDGIDLPGDSCRLLVMSGLPSGTSSYELFRASALYGGVSITRMLAQRIEQGIGRGARGAGDHCVVLLAGADIAAWIAKNANFRFLTNATRAQLEMGSEISKEVKNLKDLVQTIKRSFDRDKEWTEYHADI, from the coding sequence ATGATCTTAATCCCCGACTTGATGCCATTCAAGTTCGATTTAAAGAAAGCTATTGAAAAATTGGTTGAATGGACGGCGAAACTTAAGCTTGGGGCCGTGATCCTCGCTCCATCAAGCAAGGCGGCTGCACAATGGTCAGAAGTTGCAACCCTAGCAGAAGGGTCTCACAATGTCGAAAATCTTGTAGAGGAGTTGCAGACAGGAAAAACTTATGGCCCCGCTGTGTTTGCAAACCGATATGATGGGATAGATCTACCTGGTGATTCGTGCCGTCTACTAGTTATGAGCGGCCTTCCATCGGGAACTTCAAGTTATGAGCTTTTTCGAGCGAGTGCTCTGTATGGTGGCGTTTCTATTACACGGATGCTAGCACAACGTATCGAGCAGGGAATCGGTAGAGGGGCTCGAGGCGCGGGCGATCACTGTGTAGTTCTACTTGCAGGCGCAGACATTGCAGCTTGGATTGCCAAAAATGCCAATTTCCGTTTCTTGACTAACGCCACAAGAGCTCAACTTGAGATGGGCAGCGAGATCAGCAAGGAAGTAAAAAACCTAAAGGATTTAGTGCAAACGATAAAAAGAAGTTTCGATCGTGACAAAGAGTGGACAGAGTATCATGCCGATATTTAG
- a CDS encoding DEAD/DEAH box helicase family protein — protein sequence MKIKFDSHQQFQLDAINAIVNIFEGQPRAQGKFEINMSGEQGVLFTELGVGNRLTLDRETILANVQKVQEQHNLEKSKFLDGMNFSVEMETGTGKTYVYLRTIWELHIQYGFNKFTIVVPSVAIREGVLKNIEITWEHFQDIYGNQPFDYWVYNSKQVSSLRQFANANQLQILVINIDAFNKKDNNVIHKDNDRLSGRKPIEFIQVTNPIVIVDEPQNMESAQAKNAIASLSPLCTLRYSATHRNLYNLMYRLDPVKAYDMHLVKRIEVDSILDEPDFNRPFIRVESIKATKTKITARLTIDVQRGGAVKRTTVSVSKNGVDLFDLTGGREAYQGYIVAGIDAGLGFIAFTNGVTLKTGQSIGGYTDEIMKAQIRETLKNHLNKELEIMQMLPEGRRLKVLSLFFIDRVANYAPVDGKIRLWFEEIYQGLAANPLYKPLHLPPVELVHNGYFAQNQKGVPKDTSGSTKADDEVYELIMQDKERLLSVKEPLRFIFSHSALREGWDNPNVFQICTLNETRSEIKKRQEIGRGLRLPVDETGNRVLEEISTA from the coding sequence ATGAAAATAAAATTTGATAGCCACCAGCAGTTTCAACTGGACGCCATTAATGCCATAGTAAATATCTTTGAAGGCCAGCCCCGGGCACAAGGAAAGTTTGAAATAAATATGTCCGGAGAGCAAGGTGTGCTCTTTACTGAATTAGGTGTTGGCAATCGGCTAACCCTCGATCGGGAGACAATTCTTGCCAATGTGCAAAAGGTTCAGGAACAACACAACCTGGAAAAATCTAAGTTTTTGGACGGTATGAATTTTTCCGTGGAAATGGAGACCGGTACGGGGAAAACTTATGTATACTTGCGTACCATTTGGGAACTGCACATACAATATGGATTTAATAAATTCACCATCGTGGTGCCCAGTGTGGCCATTCGTGAGGGTGTGCTGAAAAATATCGAAATCACCTGGGAACATTTTCAGGATATCTACGGTAACCAGCCCTTTGATTATTGGGTGTATAATTCCAAACAGGTGTCTTCATTAAGGCAGTTTGCCAACGCCAACCAGCTGCAGATTTTAGTCATCAACATAGATGCCTTCAATAAAAAGGACAACAACGTCATTCATAAAGATAACGATCGGCTTTCGGGACGCAAGCCCATTGAATTTATACAAGTTACTAACCCCATAGTCATTGTAGATGAGCCGCAAAACATGGAAAGCGCGCAGGCGAAGAATGCCATCGCCAGCCTGAGTCCCCTGTGCACCCTGCGGTATTCAGCCACCCACCGTAATCTTTATAATTTAATGTATCGCCTGGACCCGGTTAAGGCTTACGATATGCATTTAGTCAAACGGATAGAAGTAGATTCCATTCTGGATGAGCCTGATTTCAACCGGCCTTTCATCAGAGTGGAATCAATCAAAGCTACCAAAACAAAGATCACCGCCAGGCTGACCATTGACGTGCAACGGGGCGGCGCGGTCAAGCGCACTACGGTATCGGTTAGCAAAAACGGCGTCGATTTGTTTGATTTGACCGGTGGCCGGGAAGCGTATCAAGGATATATAGTGGCTGGTATTGATGCCGGGCTGGGTTTTATTGCTTTTACGAACGGGGTCACCTTGAAAACCGGTCAGAGCATCGGTGGTTATACTGATGAAATAATGAAGGCGCAAATCAGGGAAACGTTAAAAAACCACCTAAATAAAGAATTGGAAATAATGCAAATGCTGCCCGAAGGTAGGCGGCTTAAAGTGTTATCTTTGTTTTTCATTGATCGGGTAGCCAATTACGCGCCGGTGGACGGTAAAATCCGCCTCTGGTTTGAAGAGATATACCAGGGGCTAGCGGCCAATCCACTGTACAAACCGCTGCATCTGCCGCCGGTGGAACTGGTGCATAACGGTTATTTTGCTCAGAATCAAAAAGGGGTACCCAAGGACACTAGCGGGAGTACCAAAGCTGATGATGAGGTCTATGAACTGATTATGCAGGACAAGGAAAGATTACTTTCCGTAAAAGAACCGTTGCGCTTTATTTTTAGCCACTCCGCGCTGCGGGAGGGCTGGGATAACCCCAATGTGTTTCAAATTTGCACGCTTAACGAAACCCGTTCGGAAATTAAAAAACGTCAGGAAATTGGGCGTGGTTTAAGGCTACCAGTGGATGAAACGGGCAACCGGGTATTGGAGGAAATATCAACCGCTTAA
- a CDS encoding site-specific DNA-methyltransferase, whose amino-acid sequence MAESEKIDLRSKDILAERLDTLRDLLPEAFREGIIDFEALKQALGEEVDLGRERYGLTWAGKSEAIKNIQTPSVGTLVPVSEESVNFDTTENLIIEGDNLEVLKLLQKSYHGKVKMIYIDPPYNTGNEFIYPDNFREGLEDYLRYSGQMNGDGIKLTTNTETDGRYHSKWLNMMYPRLFLARNLLREDGVIFVSIDDHEVHNLRLLMNEIFGEENFISTIIWQKVYSPKNTARHFSEDHDYIVVYARNGDLWRPNLLPRTEEANSRYDNPDNDPRGPWKPGDLTARNYYSEGQYEVVSPGGKKFKPSIGRYWLVKYDKFLELDRDDRIWWGPRGDNMPALKRFLSEVKQGIVPQTLWKYKEVGHTQEAKKELLEYVSFKNTDNVLDTVKPTKLIQRILKLATKPSDNDIVLDFFAGSASTAHAVLKQNYEDDGNRHFICVQLPEELPVREDKLKSLMDIAKVRICNFINKFNEGNDKERAQLDRGFKFFKLTSSNFKIWDTAKASRDADELAKQLTLFADNLKPDRSQLDILYEILLKAGLPLTTEVSKIAAAGQEVFSVAGGQLLICPEQVINRETLRSMMKLQPRQVICLDTAFHGQDKLKTNTVLEMKSYDIQFRTV is encoded by the coding sequence ATGGCTGAATCCGAAAAAATTGATTTACGTTCAAAAGATATTCTGGCGGAAAGATTAGATACACTTCGAGATTTGTTACCGGAGGCTTTTCGGGAGGGCATAATTGATTTTGAGGCCTTAAAGCAGGCTCTGGGGGAAGAAGTAGACCTGGGTCGGGAGCGTTACGGCTTAACCTGGGCAGGTAAGTCGGAAGCCATCAAGAACATTCAAACGCCTAGTGTCGGCACTCTGGTGCCGGTGTCCGAAGAGTCGGTAAACTTTGATACCACCGAAAATTTGATTATCGAAGGCGATAACCTGGAAGTGCTCAAGCTTTTGCAAAAAAGTTATCACGGCAAGGTTAAGATGATTTACATTGACCCGCCGTATAACACGGGAAATGAGTTTATTTACCCTGATAATTTCCGGGAAGGCCTGGAGGATTACCTGCGTTATTCGGGACAAATGAATGGTGATGGAATTAAGTTAACGACCAACACCGAGACAGACGGCCGGTATCATTCCAAGTGGCTTAATATGATGTACCCCAGGCTTTTCTTGGCCAGGAACTTATTGCGGGAAGACGGGGTTATTTTTGTTTCCATTGATGATCACGAGGTACATAATTTAAGGTTGTTGATGAATGAGATTTTTGGGGAAGAGAATTTTATCAGTACAATAATATGGCAAAAAGTATATTCACCTAAGAATACAGCTCGTCATTTTTCAGAGGATCATGATTATATCGTTGTTTATGCACGAAATGGAGATTTATGGCGTCCTAATTTGTTGCCAAGAACTGAGGAAGCCAACTCCAGGTATGATAACCCTGACAACGACCCGCGTGGTCCTTGGAAACCGGGAGATTTAACAGCGCGTAATTATTATAGTGAAGGGCAATATGAAGTTGTTAGTCCAGGTGGCAAAAAATTCAAGCCCTCAATCGGAAGATATTGGCTAGTAAAATATGATAAGTTTTTAGAACTTGATCGTGATGATCGCATTTGGTGGGGGCCTAGAGGCGATAATATGCCTGCTTTAAAGCGTTTTCTTTCGGAGGTTAAACAAGGAATTGTGCCACAAACCTTATGGAAGTATAAGGAGGTCGGCCACACGCAGGAAGCAAAAAAAGAACTATTAGAGTATGTTTCATTTAAGAATACTGATAATGTACTTGATACTGTAAAACCAACAAAGTTAATCCAGCGGATTTTAAAATTAGCTACTAAACCATCGGATAATGACATTGTTTTAGATTTCTTTGCCGGCAGTGCCTCTACTGCCCACGCAGTGCTAAAACAAAATTATGAAGATGACGGTAATAGACATTTTATTTGTGTACAATTACCGGAAGAATTACCTGTCCGAGAGGATAAACTTAAATCACTAATGGACATTGCTAAAGTACGTATTTGCAATTTTATTAATAAATTTAATGAAGGAAACGACAAAGAAAGAGCACAGCTAGATCGTGGCTTTAAATTTTTCAAACTTACCTCCAGCAACTTTAAAATCTGGGATACAGCCAAAGCATCGCGAGATGCTGATGAATTGGCTAAACAACTAACCCTTTTTGCCGATAATCTTAAGCCGGACCGCTCCCAGCTGGATATCCTTTACGAGATATTATTAAAAGCGGGGCTACCTTTAACGACCGAGGTTAGTAAAATAGCTGCAGCCGGGCAGGAAGTGTTTTCCGTTGCCGGCGGGCAGTTATTAATCTGCCCGGAGCAGGTCATCAATCGCGAAACCCTGCGGAGCATGATGAAACTGCAGCCCCGGCAAGTAATATGTTTGGATACCGCCTTTCATGGCCAGGACAAGCTTAAGACCAATACAGTGCTGGAAATGAAGTCGTACGATATCCAATTCCGCACGGTATAA
- a CDS encoding nucleotide pyrophosphohydrolase — MSDVTTNIQQLKDLVDNFVEERRWKQFHSPKNLSMSIAIEAAELMELFQWIDGTDTAGIPHERVREELADVVIYCLSLANATGIDLSTAIREKVMVNAKKYPINRYRGRYK, encoded by the coding sequence ATGTCTGATGTTACCACTAATATTCAGCAGCTTAAAGACCTAGTAGATAATTTTGTGGAAGAGCGCCGTTGGAAGCAGTTCCATAGCCCCAAGAATCTGTCCATGTCCATTGCCATTGAAGCTGCTGAGTTAATGGAACTGTTCCAATGGATTGACGGCACCGATACTGCCGGTATACCCCATGAGCGGGTACGGGAGGAACTGGCTGACGTTGTTATTTATTGCCTTTCACTAGCTAACGCCACTGGTATTGATTTGTCCACGGCCATACGGGAAAAAGTAATGGTTAATGCTAAGAAGTACCCGATAAATCGTTATCGAGGGCGGTATAAATAA
- a CDS encoding DEAD/DEAH box helicase → MEFIYDPHYFLTSSPNIEENKKLREPQKNAYSKAFEHFVIDNKTSHAIIVLPTGVGKTGLMGLLPYGISKGRVLIITPQLVIKDNVVGSLDPEYPANFWLKYDVFTRIQELPNLIEYEGKETKDEWLELTNIVVVNVQKLQERLANSLMNRLPSNFFDLIIIDEAHHSTALTWVEVLRHFNNAKVIKLTGTPYRTDKKKIFGDITYEYKLSAAMAHGYVKSLEKFFYIPDKLYLTLDDDSLKQYTVEQILQMGIRDQDWVSRTVAYSPECSEKVIVESVKLLENKLSNQNTVPHKIIAVACSIKHAEQIKELYEKHGYKSAIIHSRLSKDDKEKALSDIENHRVNVVINVAMLGEGYDHPYLSIAAIFRPFRSQLPYAQFIGRILRALPDKEVTRVSDSIAQIICHKELNLDDLWEYYKKEIQESETIKYLASLNLDNEEDDSYVDKKGKPKDTSYGIATEEGIGKLIGDTYLTTKIIEQRKREEEEELEKLKAIQQILNIPIEEARKVIAQSKGISSTIRRPDLFIKRKRTGIDSRIKEDIVPSLLDQFSLDKESTDLSSCRIFKGKYFWIPINYKNNGAFLAVYINTVLKDMIGAKRQDWVTSDWDLAEKKLDEIEEYLIKVLEEFTGQA, encoded by the coding sequence ATGGAGTTTATATATGATCCTCATTACTTCTTAACTTCTTCACCTAATATAGAAGAAAATAAAAAATTGAGGGAACCACAAAAAAATGCTTATTCTAAAGCTTTTGAACATTTTGTTATAGATAACAAAACCTCACATGCAATCATTGTTTTACCAACAGGTGTTGGTAAAACAGGCTTAATGGGGCTCCTCCCTTATGGGATATCTAAGGGTCGAGTATTAATTATTACACCACAATTAGTTATTAAAGATAATGTCGTTGGTTCACTCGACCCAGAATATCCAGCAAATTTTTGGCTAAAATATGATGTTTTCACCAGAATTCAGGAATTACCAAATTTAATCGAATATGAAGGTAAGGAAACAAAAGATGAATGGTTAGAACTAACAAATATAGTCGTGGTTAATGTCCAAAAACTTCAAGAAAGGCTTGCCAACAGTCTTATGAATAGGCTACCATCTAACTTTTTTGACTTAATAATAATAGATGAAGCACATCATTCCACTGCCCTTACTTGGGTTGAAGTGTTAAGGCACTTTAATAACGCAAAAGTAATTAAACTTACTGGCACACCTTACAGAACAGATAAGAAAAAAATTTTTGGCGACATTACTTATGAATATAAGTTAAGTGCTGCAATGGCTCACGGTTATGTTAAAAGCTTGGAAAAATTTTTCTATATACCTGATAAATTATACCTTACTCTTGATGATGATAGTTTAAAACAATATACTGTTGAGCAAATTCTCCAAATGGGCATAAGAGATCAAGATTGGGTAAGTCGTACTGTAGCGTATTCACCAGAATGTTCCGAAAAGGTTATAGTTGAATCAGTAAAACTCTTAGAGAATAAGTTATCAAATCAAAACACAGTACCACATAAAATTATCGCGGTAGCTTGTAGCATAAAACACGCAGAACAAATTAAGGAACTATACGAAAAGCATGGTTATAAATCGGCAATTATACATAGTAGATTAAGTAAAGATGATAAGGAAAAGGCATTATCAGATATTGAGAATCATAGAGTTAATGTGGTAATAAACGTTGCCATGCTAGGAGAAGGATACGATCACCCATATTTATCAATAGCTGCAATTTTTAGACCGTTTCGGTCACAGCTCCCTTATGCTCAATTTATAGGGAGAATTTTAAGAGCCCTACCAGATAAAGAGGTAACACGGGTCTCAGATAGTATAGCACAAATTATTTGTCATAAAGAACTAAACCTTGATGATTTGTGGGAGTATTACAAAAAGGAGATTCAAGAGAGTGAAACAATTAAATATCTTGCCTCTCTTAACTTAGATAATGAAGAGGATGATTCGTACGTTGACAAAAAGGGTAAACCAAAGGATACGAGTTATGGTATTGCTACAGAGGAGGGAATTGGCAAACTAATAGGTGACACTTATTTAACTACAAAGATTATTGAACAGCGAAAACGTGAGGAAGAAGAAGAACTTGAGAAATTGAAAGCCATTCAACAAATCTTAAATATACCAATTGAAGAGGCACGCAAAGTAATTGCCCAATCGAAAGGCATTTCCTCAACTATAAGACGGCCAGACTTATTTATAAAACGAAAAAGAACCGGCATTGATTCTCGAATAAAGGAAGATATTGTACCCTCATTGTTAGACCAGTTTTCCTTAGATAAAGAATCTACAGATTTAAGCTCTTGTAGAATTTTTAAGGGGAAGTATTTTTGGATACCTATAAATTATAAGAATAACGGTGCGTTTCTAGCTGTATACATTAATACTGTACTAAAGGATATGATTGGTGCCAAAAGACAGGACTGGGTTACATCGGATTGGGATCTGGCTGAAAAAAAATTAGATGAGATTGAAGAATATTTAATTAAGGTTTTGGAGGAATTTACAGGTCAAGCGTAG
- a CDS encoding Ada metal-binding domain-containing protein, with protein sequence MDTGDIEFLFTGDAEGPAEAALSGNLEAEILKVGHHGSSTSSSAAFINKVSPEVAIICVGADNSYGHPAGETVQRLQNAGAKVYRTDLNGNIVITTDGKSYKVKTQRASITPQPVVQPAPVKTDPQPTPVSISNGKFVGSTKSNKYYYPDCRYAESISPENAIWFIDAADAQAQGYVPCGVCKP encoded by the coding sequence TTGGATACTGGTGATATTGAATTTCTGTTCACTGGCGACGCTGAAGGACCAGCAGAAGCAGCCCTATCCGGAAACCTGGAAGCAGAGATCCTTAAAGTCGGTCACCACGGCAGCAGTACATCATCTTCCGCTGCATTCATAAACAAGGTTAGCCCGGAAGTAGCAATCATATGTGTGGGTGCAGATAACAGCTATGGACACCCGGCGGGTGAAACAGTTCAAAGGTTGCAAAATGCCGGTGCAAAAGTCTACCGTACAGACTTGAACGGGAATATAGTGATAACCACCGATGGTAAATCATATAAAGTTAAAACCCAAAGGGCTAGTATTACACCACAGCCAGTAGTGCAACCGGCACCAGTTAAGACTGATCCGCAACCAACTCCGGTATCGATATCAAACGGGAAGTTTGTTGGCAGTACGAAATCAAATAAATACTACTATCCTGATTGCCGATATGCAGAAAGCATATCCCCGGAGAATGCGATTTGGTTTATAGATGCTGCTGATGCACAGGCGCAGGGCTACGTTCCTTGTGGGGTATGTAAACCATAA
- a CDS encoding DUF4149 domain-containing protein has translation MEQILHSISGSLHFLAVVTWIGSMMYSMFAVAPALKHLGTPRAHAINMIAARRFSPLTWGSLAVLIVTGIYAVSGNVDKLSTLFGQPAGIVLFVKLLLVAALIVILLYQIYTLSPQMKKLINPATPKDQENALEIARAGNTANFWSWTHLVLGITVIILAVILAELLES, from the coding sequence ATGGAACAAATTCTGCATAGCATATCCGGCTCTTTACATTTCCTGGCCGTAGTGACCTGGATCGGCAGCATGATGTACAGTATGTTTGCCGTGGCGCCGGCCTTAAAGCACCTGGGTACTCCCCGGGCGCACGCCATTAACATGATCGCCGCCAGACGATTTTCGCCCCTTACCTGGGGTAGCCTGGCGGTGTTAATCGTTACCGGCATCTACGCTGTTTCGGGTAATGTGGATAAGTTGTCCACGTTATTTGGACAACCGGCAGGTATCGTACTGTTTGTAAAATTGCTGCTGGTGGCAGCCCTGATTGTTATACTGCTGTACCAGATATATACCTTAAGTCCTCAAATGAAAAAATTAATTAATCCGGCTACGCCCAAAGATCAGGAAAACGCACTGGAAATAGCCCGGGCGGGTAATACGGCCAATTTCTGGTCCTGGACTCACTTGGTTCTTGGAATAACGGTAATTATACTGGCGGTTATCCTGGCCGAGCTTTTAGAGTCATAG
- a CDS encoding SWIM zinc finger family protein → MLRRLLGKVESGRYGRALAGLQAGWQWECEVRREERFEGLVLYGSKRYRVAIERRGTRYAARCSCDDAVARGVLCKHIAFAAMAELATAVVASSVHRQLQELG, encoded by the coding sequence ATGCTGCGCAGGTTGCTGGGTAAGGTCGAAAGTGGGCGTTACGGCCGGGCGCTGGCCGGGCTGCAGGCCGGCTGGCAGTGGGAATGTGAGGTACGCCGCGAGGAGCGGTTCGAGGGACTGGTGCTGTACGGCAGCAAGCGGTACCGAGTGGCCATTGAACGGCGGGGCACCCGCTATGCAGCACGGTGCAGCTGCGATGACGCGGTTGCCCGCGGGGTGCTGTGCAAGCACATCGCCTTTGCGGCTATGGCCGAGCTCGCCACCGCCGTGGTGGCGAGCAGTGTGCACCGGCAGCTGCAAGAGCTGGGCTGA